Proteins encoded together in one Chelonoidis abingdonii isolate Lonesome George chromosome 1, CheloAbing_2.0, whole genome shotgun sequence window:
- the C3AR1 gene encoding LOW QUALITY PROTEIN: C3a anaphylatoxin chemotactic receptor (The sequence of the model RefSeq protein was modified relative to this genomic sequence to represent the inferred CDS: inserted 1 base in 1 codon) produces MSLLLSSNSTYKPDDGATLQYAPEIIGSLIIFILTFILGLLGNGLVIWVAGLKMKRTVNTVWFLHLAIADFLCCVSLPFSIIHLILHEYWPYGHFLCKVIPSAIILNMFASVFLLTAISIDRCLMVMKPVWCQNHRNVRLATAMCCCIWLLAFIMCCPAFLYRETFKDEFGKTVCNYQFGDDKDYEDYIDYGNYSAMSFGITPDXPGGFSSTDIPGTLYNDTILLGNLNDYISYSSQPTTLLAINITRIVFGFLLPFSIMAACYILIVIKMHGARFTKPRGKTLRVILVVVVAFFVCWAPFHVVGVLSLLAMPGTGFREAVALWDHLSIALAYANSCINPLLYVFVGRDFRQKARQSVQGILEGAFSEEVTRSTSYSRDRTKTSADRDFSSNTL; encoded by the exons ATGTCTCTGCTCCTGAGTAGTAACAGCACATACAAGCCAGATGATGGTGCCACACTACAGTACGCACCAGAAATCATTGGTTCCTTAATTATCTTCATTCTCACCTTTATCCTGGGCCTCCTGGGCAATGGCTTGGTGATCTGGGTGGCTGGCCTGAAAATGAAGCGGACCGTGAACACTGTGTGGTTCCTGCACCTTGCCATCGCTGACTTCCTGTGCTGCGTGTCTCTGCCATTCTCCATCATTCACCTGATCCTTCATGAGTACTGGCCATATGGCCACTTCCTCTGCAAGGTTATCCCATCAGCCATCATCCTCAACATGTTTGCCAGTGTCTTCCTCCTCACTGCCATCAGCATTGACCGGTGCCTGATGGTGATGAAGCCAGTTTGGTGTCAGAACCACCGTAACGTGAGGCTTGCAACAGCGATGTGCTGCTGTATCTGGCTCTTGGCCTTCATTATGTGTTGTCCTGCCTTCCTCTACCGTGAGACCTTCAAAGATGAATTTGGCAAAACTGTTTGTAATTATCAATTTGGAGATGATAAGGATTATGAAGATTATATAGATTATGGGAATTATTCAGCCATGAGCTTTGGCATAACCCCAG ATCCTGGTGGTTTCTCCAGCACTGATATTCCTGGCACCCTGTACAATGATACTATCTTATTGGGGAACTTGAATGATTACATCTCCTACAGCAGTCAGCCAACCACCTTACTGGCCATAAATATTACCAGGATTGTCTTTGGCTTCCTTCTTCCCTTTAGCATAATGGCAGCTTGCTACATCCTTATAGTCATCAAGATGCATGGAGCCCGATTTACCAAACCCCGTGGTAAGACCCTACGAGTGATCCTGGTTGTGGTGGTTGCCTTCTTTGTCTGTTGGGCTCCATTCCATGTAGTTGGGGTACTGTCTCTCCTAGCTATGCCAGGCACTGGATTTAGGGAGGCAGTAGCACTGTGGGACCACCTCTCTATAGCACTGGCCTATGCAAACAGCTGCATCAACCCTTTGCTCTACGTATTTGTGGGGCGGGACTTCAGGCAGAAGGCACGTCAATCAGTACAGGGCATCTTGGAGGGTGCCTTCAGCGAGGAAGTTACACGCTCCACTTCCTACTCACGGGACAGGACCAAGACTTCAGCAGACAGGGATTTCAGCAGCAACACCCTCTAA